TTAATAAGACTGAGATTTTACGATAATTATTCAATTAATTCCACTTCCTTTGCATTACTTAACGGCAGTTATCCCAGCTTAATTTACCCAACTAATTGGTTTAAAAATCTTACAATAAACCCAGAATACGCCTATTACTATTTGATAAGAGTTAACTCTCCAATTCCAGTTATTGCAAATGTTAATGGCAAATTAGTGAGGTTAAATTCATCAAACTGGTTAGTACAAGGTTCCTTAATAAGAATTATTAATTATACGTATTATAATAACAGCAATGAAAGGATAATAATAGTGTCGATCTACCCTTCAACTTCGCTAAAAATAATGGAACCTACACTAATAAATATTACAACTATAACCCAGTATAGAGTAAATGTTAAATCTAATATTCCAGTTTTTATTTTAGAAAATGGTGAAAAATTTAAATTAAATGGTTCGATATGGGTTAATAAAGGTACTAATATGACTTTAGTAGCTAATATACCATTTTACTATATAGGTAAATTCATAGGAACTTATAACGTATCTCCAGGGCAGAGTGTTTTAGTTAATGGACCTATTAACGAGAGTTTAGTTCTTTATCCTAACATACCTATAATAATAATTATCTTACTTATACCATTAATAATACTAGCACTTGTAATTATTAAAAAAATAGTTAACTAAGTTAAGAAAAATCACTCCATGCGGGATATATAGTATTTAGAGGAATAGCTAATACCCAACCGTAGCTATTAGATACGAACATCGTACTTCCCGCAATTACTGGGTTCACTATTCCAAATCTTCCACCTACATAATACATCGATAATATTTTGCCGTTATGCGGATTTATTACGTATATGTATTCCCCAGCAGCTACCCATAATAGACCGTGATAGTAGGTTGGGCTACCTCTTGGTCCTCCTGGAAATTCAGGAGGTATTCCTAAAGACGGTAATCTAGTTTCCCATAATATTTTTCCAGTAAATAGGTTTACAGCAGCAACGCTGCCAAGTGAAGGTATTCCAACGTATACGGTATCATTATATATCATTGGAATTCCTCCTTTAAATGCAGGTGGAGTATATCCTCTACCTAAGTTAATCACCCATAATACCTTACCGTTAGTTGCGTTAACTGCTAGAAGCATTGTGTCTACAGTTCCATTGGGCTCAGCATTAGCTACAGTGCTTTGAATTACTATACCGTATCGCTGTGAAACTGCTGGAGGAACATCTCCCATTCCAGTATTATAAGGTTTATTAGGAGCAGGTAATGTAGCGTTCCAAACTTCATTTCCGTTAAGTCCATTAACGGCTATTAATAGCCCATAAGGTGAAGATAAGGAGGTGAAACCTCCTATGAATATTGGAGTTCCATTGGGTAATATATAATAATTAACGCTACTCATACTAGCGAAAAGCCCTTTAAACCTATCCATCCATATTACTTGTCCAGTAGTTGCGTTAACTCCTACAAAACACCCAGCTCCAGTGGTATATGCTAAAATTCCGTTATATACTGCAGGTGCTGGCATAGCTTCACCCATTGTAAATCTCATCCACAATAAAACTCCATCAGTAGCGTTAAAGGCATATATTGCTCCATAGCCCATTCCTCTTACGATCTGATCATATTGCCCTTTTTCATAATGGACAAAATTTGCGAAATTAAACCCTACATCTCCTACTGTTACGAATACTATATCGTTCCAAACTATGGGATTATTCATAGCATAACTCGCTAAACCAGTAGCATACCATATCACATTACCCGTTAATGGATTTATAGCAAATATACTACCTGGTAAACTATCCATTTCTACAAACAATTCGTTATCCGCTAATGTAACTCCTAATGGTTGGCCTACCATTTGAGTTAGCATCACTAACGCTTTTTTAACTCCCATTATATTGGCTGCTGGTAATTGAGTTGGTGGAGTTGTTAGAGGTATTGAGACACCACCAGCTATTTGTGCTGCTGGTAATTCCCACGAAACTCCTATGTTAAGAGACGTGCAAGTAGTATTCACTACTGCGTTATGAGTTTGCTGAAAGTTGCTAACTGTCCATTCTGAGGGAAAACCCATGTTTGCTCCAGTAGCATTTCCTGGATAATATACAACTTTTAACTGATATGGGAAGTAAGTTCCATTGTACTGCGTATAGATCGTTACTATAGGTTTTTGATAATTTTCAGTACTCACTATACCTGAAGTTATATTCAGCATAAAAAATATAGAAGATATTATAGTTATACTAAGTAATATTGTCGCAATTATTTTTAGCTTATTCATGGGTAAATTTTTATTTTAATAGCTAATAAACCAAACGGCTTTTTAAACCTTTTATTTTATTAATCTTTAATAAACGATATTAACAAATATAAAAAAATAACTTACTTCTTTCTCCTATTCACAAGTGAGAGTATTATAGCAATCACAGCTAAGATTACACCTAATATTCCGATTATATCGCTAATGTTAATATTGCCGCTTAACGTCTTATAGATATTATTTAAATTGACTGATAGGTTCTCGTATTGAGTATGAAGTGCGTTATAAGTTTCATTAATTTTATTGCTTAACGTTATTAAGTTATTATAGAAGTTTAGATTTATGCTGGAGGAGTTAGATAGACCATCTTTTTGATAAGCTATAACACTTAGTTCGTAATTCCCATCTGGATATCTAGAAGTATTTAGCGTAAAGCTAATAGTTCCATTATTTGTGCTAACATATACTGGTATGCCATTTAGGTAGAACGTAACGTTTTGTATATCAGATCCTATTATGTTTGCCGTAATGTTAATTACACCCGTATAGTTGCCAGGTTTAGTTAATATATTTACTAAAGGTATTTTTGGAGAAATCTCTAATAATTTACTAGACATTAAATCAATTTTACTGTTCTCAAGAGTTATAGTTTTTACAGTAGATGATAGTAAATAAATTGTTGAGTTAATTACTATTAAGTTATTTGCGTAACTTCCAATTAATGTAACGTTAGAATTGTAAATAATTAGAGTTCCAGTAATGTTAGCGTTAATCAGATTAACAATTCCGTGAAGTTTATTTACGCCTAACATTAAAACGTTCTCCATTGAACCATTATACGTAATGTTATCATTCTCTAGTGCTACATTAATCGGTATTAAAGAATCTAAGTTCTGGTTAGATATTAGAGTATACGGTAATACCACGAATGATTTCAGAGAATTTATATTGGTAGTTGTTGGCATTCCGTTAAAGGATAAGCCTTGAACATATATGTCGAATTCTCCAGTGAAATAGCCGGGATTTAAGTAAGTGGCGTTTCCTAAACTGCTAACTGAGGGCAATATATACGATCCTTCCCACTCTCCTAAAGTTGAATTATATGTTAACATAACTTGTTGCACTATTAAATACTCCTCAGATAGTGAGGAGTATTGACTTTCGATCTGTTTAGGAAATACTAAGGCTGTGAATATACCGTATTTAACTTCAGTGCCGTTAGCATACGTTATGTTAGCGTAAAATGTAATTTTCTGTCCCTGTAATGCATAATTTTCAACTTGTATGTGAGGAGTTAAATAGTAAGGTGCTACGTAAATTTGATATCCTTCATAACCTATTAGCTTACTTACATTATTAATCTCACCAGTCACGTTAAGGTATATTATATAATAGCCAGGCTTAACGTTAACTGGTATATGCAAGTAAGTTATGTAAATAGTTATATAAAGGAAAGGTGGTATTATTAAGTATTCTGAGTTCAGTTGTTGTGAGGATAAGACTGTGCCATTAGGTGACATTAACGACGCTGTAATATTATAACCGTTAAAGAATGCATACAATGAAGTAAATAGACCAGCTTCCACTAGTAATGATTCGTTAGGCGAAACTACTTCTGGAGATGCCAAAATGGGTGATAATATAAGGGAACCTAAAGGTGTTAAACCTAATGCTGTAGGCGAAAATCCGTAAACTTCTCCATCCCCTACTAGTAGCGTCGCTGTGGGTTGCAGTGTAGCGTTAGTCTCTCCATACCACTGTGTGAATTGAAATGATATAGGTTGAAGGAATATTATTCTTATATGAGGATGAAATGTAGTTTCTTCTAACGTTATATTAGTCTCATATACGTAGTTATTAGATAACGGATTATAATAGTATATATTAAGAGTGAAGTGAGTTACATTAACTGCTAAACTTCCGTTAAGATAATACAAGAAACCTGAAATCTCAGTAACAGTAACGTTTTTATGTTCAGTAAATTGATTAATGCTAAATAAAGAAAATAAATACCCTACAAAGACTTCAATTAGATTTACGCCCTTTATATTGTTATAACTTCCGTTAACCATTATATACGTTATTCCAGAGACATTACTTATAGTTACGTTACCAGTCCATAAGGAGCCGTTAAATTTCATGGGATAAACATATTCATTCCTCAAACTTTCAACAGTTATCGTGAAATTTCCAGTGTTAACTTCTTTTCCATTATAAGTTATATTCGCTATTACTCTTATTTTCTGTCCTTGGAAATACTCCTCACTATGAGGTAAAACGCTTATGTTGATCTCTAAGGTATTAGGTTCAGTAGAGTTTATTAAATAAAGCCAATATCCAATGTTTGGAGCTCCCCAACCTGTAACCAGATTATATCCATAATTCGCAGTCCAAGGTAAATTATATCCGAAAGTAACTGGGTAAAAAGCTTTGTTATAATCACTTTCCGCAAGTTTATAAATTAATGGATTTATTAGACCAAATTTGGTATGTAATTTACTTATTAGTAGTCCTAAAAGCCCTGCAAATAATGGCGAAGACTCACTAGTACCTCCTACTATAAGCGATATATTACCAGGTAAGATAACATTTACACCCGGATATATGTTGGCATTTAACGCAATATCTGGAGTTAGCCTTCCGTCTATGAAATTAAAAGGCCCTTTAATCCCCTCTTGATACCAAGGTTTAGGAAATATTATACTGACTCCGCCAGTAGATGCACCTCCGCCTGGGCTACAAGACCAAGCTTCTTGAACTGAGGAGTTTCCAGATAGATATACTGTAGTTCCACCCACAGCAGTAACGAAAGGCGAAGTAGCTGGCCATGAAGTTCCACCTAATGGTTGTGCCACTGAGTAAAGTTCTCCTCCACCATCACCGGACGATGCGACAAATGTTATTCCTTCTAGAGTCCCTAACATAAAGTAATATTCCGTTTGTTCTATCATAGCGAGAAAACTAGAAGCTTCACTTTCTGGTATTCCGAAACTCATTGACACTACGTTAACTTCATGTTGCTGATCTATATAGCCTATTATGGCGGCTAAGTCTCCTATTGAAGGAGTGTAAATTGTTATATTTGACATTGGAGCTATTGAGTGAACAGCTTCGACATCTAAACTTTCCTCTATAGCCCATCCAGTTAATATTCCAAGTCCAGGTAAATACGGTCCTATAGGTACAATTTTTACTGAAGGTGGAGGAGGTAAGTTATATAACTTATCAAAATAAGCTAGTTGCTGAAGTATGTCTGGATCCCCGTAAAAGTCTATTATTCCTATATTAGTGCCATTTCCATAATCTCCTTGTTTATATAATACAGTAGCATTATATGCTAATGCTATTTGAGGTAAATTATATGCTGCAAGTATTTCCGTTAAGTTTTCCGTTTGGGCAATTTTCTCTTGCTGCTTCTGGGTTATTAAGAAATTGGGATGTGAGAAAAACAGCATAGTATAGTTTGTAGCAAAAACTGAAACCCCGCTTAACTTTACTTCACCTACTCCAGTATAGTACTCTACACTTCCGTTTGAGAGAAGTAAGAAGTTAATACCCAATGCCCTATATATTTGCCTAACTGTACCTTGAACTACTATAACTGAATCTAAGGCTGATGTAATAATAGTTAGATTATATTGTTTAAGGTAATTTACGACTTTGTTATAAGTTGAGATAGGTAGGAATAGTTCACTTATTTCATTATATGAGAGGAACTTATGATATAAGGGGCTTCCTGGAGTAGATATCTCAACAGCTAAACTTTGAAGTAGGTTTAAGTTTCTTAGAGGTATATATATTGACACTTGAACTATAGTATTATTAGGAAGTTCTCCAATAATTTTAAACCCTTTAGGGATTATTGGAGTAAGCATTTGATTTGATGATGCAGAGCTTATTATAGTGAAATTAATTTCACTTGTAACAGTTATTATAAATAAAATTAATAAAAGTAGAGAAATATTTTTCGTTTTTACCATGATCTCACTCTTATTACGTTTTGATTATTGTTTCCACATATAAATCTTTTCGCTATAGAGTATTATATGCCTTTTTAACTATTTATACCTTATGAAATTTCTGATAAAAATATATTGAAGTTAAGATTAACTATATTAATTGATATTATTTTAAATTTTAAAAACCGAACTATCTCAATGTGAACAAAAATTTCACTCATGAAACTTAGTTTAAATTCTCCTAAATTCGCTTTCATTAGATGTTTAAGACTTAAAATTAAAGAAAATATAATATCACTTTTCTTAGCTAACAAATCTCACATTTAAGTGAACAAAAATTTCCAATTTATGTGGTTTATTCTAAATTAACAAAATTGTTGCCAATACTCTGAGTCACATCGCTAACAATTATAGGTCATGCAATATATTACAAATATTAATAATATAGATTTACAAAAAACTATAACAACTGCCCTATGAGGTTACATTAAAAAGTTAGCTATAAAACTTTTTATAATATGAAGATTTAAATCTTTAGAATCAAAGAGTTATGTATCTGGAGGTGAGTTAAAAGACGTATGATGTAATATTAACGGCTGATAGAGGAACGTTTACTGACTATAATGGAATATCTCCATTAGGTTATGTAGCTTGCTTACCGTATAGATTAGTACCAAGAATATTCATGGATAAAATCTTTACCCCTCCAATGCCTACTGATAGAGAAGGTAAGGCAATATATGCCCCTTATCCTCTAAGGAAGGTAGAAGCGATATTAACTAATAAGAATTTTAAAGTAGCAGTAGTGCCTCCAGAAAAGATTGATAAGGTAATAGAAAGTAAGGGAGTTAGAGTTATTGGGGTTAACGTTCATGATCCTAAAGGTATAGAGCCTGTGAGTGTGAAGCTAAGTATGATCTTTGGAGGTGGAGAAACCTGGACTGCTAAATTTTTTGATGAATTAGGTGAAAAAATAAGTAAATTAAAGAGAAAATACGATATTAAGGTAGTTGTAGGAGGGGCAGGGGCATGGCAATTAGAAAGGGAAACCCCAGAATGGATAGACGTAGTATTTATCGGTCATGCAGAAATAGATTTTCCAGAGATCGTTAAAAAACTTGAAGAAGGTGAGAAAATACCTAAGATAGTAAAGGGTAGATATCCTAGAAGAATTGAAGATATACCCCCAATTATCAACCCTTCAAGGAGTGGAGAAGTACAAATTACGAGGGGCTGTCCTAGAGGTTGTTGGTTCTGTTCCGTAACTCCAGATACATTCATTTCATTTCCGATAGATTATATAATAAAGGAGGTTGAGGTTAACTTAAAGGCTGGTATAAAGGATGTAAGTTTAATAACCGATGACATAATGCTCTATGGTACTAAAAAGTTAAATGAAGTAAATCATGATGCAATAGTAAGATTATTTACTGAACTTAAGAAAAGAGGAGTAGAATACATAAATTTCGCACATATATCTGCAGCTCCAGTAAAGCTAAGTCCTAAAACCGTTAAAGCTATGAGCGAAATTGCGGGATGGAATGAGGAGAGGGCCGTAGCACCTGTTGTAGGTTTAGAGACTGGAAGCGAGAAAATATTTAATAAATACATGAAGATGAAGGCCTATCCTTGGACTTATGCCCACTGGAGGGATTTAATTGTAGAGGCTACCTCGATTATGAACGATAGTTATATCTTCCCTTGCTACACTATGACAATAGGCTATCCTGAGGAAACGGATAAGGACGTTGAGGATTCAATAAGCTTAGTTGAGTACATTATAGATCATGAGCCCATAGCGTGGATCTTTCCA
The genomic region above belongs to Saccharolobus caldissimus and contains:
- a CDS encoding PQQ-binding-like beta-propeller repeat protein yields the protein MNKLKIIATILLSITIISSIFFMLNITSGIVSTENYQKPIVTIYTQYNGTYFPYQLKVVYYPGNATGANMGFPSEWTVSNFQQTHNAVVNTTCTSLNIGVSWELPAAQIAGGVSIPLTTPPTQLPAANIMGVKKALVMLTQMVGQPLGVTLADNELFVEMDSLPGSIFAINPLTGNVIWYATGLASYAMNNPIVWNDIVFVTVGDVGFNFANFVHYEKGQYDQIVRGMGYGAIYAFNATDGVLLWMRFTMGEAMPAPAVYNGILAYTTGAGCFVGVNATTGQVIWMDRFKGLFASMSSVNYYILPNGTPIFIGGFTSLSSPYGLLIAVNGLNGNEVWNATLPAPNKPYNTGMGDVPPAVSQRYGIVIQSTVANAEPNGTVDTMLLAVNATNGKVLWVINLGRGYTPPAFKGGIPMIYNDTVYVGIPSLGSVAAVNLFTGKILWETRLPSLGIPPEFPGGPRGSPTYYHGLLWVAAGEYIYVINPHNGKILSMYYVGGRFGIVNPVIAGSTMFVSNSYGWVLAIPLNTIYPAWSDFS
- a CDS encoding B12-binding domain-containing radical SAM protein, with protein sequence MDKIFTPPMPTDREGKAIYAPYPLRKVEAILTNKNFKVAVVPPEKIDKVIESKGVRVIGVNVHDPKGIEPVSVKLSMIFGGGETWTAKFFDELGEKISKLKRKYDIKVVVGGAGAWQLERETPEWIDVVFIGHAEIDFPEIVKKLEEGEKIPKIVKGRYPRRIEDIPPIINPSRSGEVQITRGCPRGCWFCSVTPDTFISFPIDYIIKEVEVNLKAGIKDVSLITDDIMLYGTKKLNEVNHDAIVRLFTELKKRGVEYINFAHISAAPVKLSPKTVKAMSEIAGWNEERAVAPVVGLETGSEKIFNKYMKMKAYPWTYAHWRDLIVEATSIMNDSYIFPCYTMTIGYPEETDKDVEDSISLVEYIIDHEPIAWIFPLPVIPMGLSKIRDNPLPAMERLPSRYWDLLYISWKYDLKITRKLSKTIANTSKNPLIRSMVTYMIDKVFNSIEWYFEQIKKTKGKSALEYRDLNLNTAYGIVWSIFQLFKLSFSSP
- a CDS encoding protease pro-enzyme activation domain-containing protein; amino-acid sequence: MVKTKNISLLLLILFIITVTSEINFTIISSASSNQMLTPIIPKGFKIIGELPNNTIVQVSIYIPLRNLNLLQSLAVEISTPGSPLYHKFLSYNEISELFLPISTYNKVVNYLKQYNLTIITSALDSVIVVQGTVRQIYRALGINFLLLSNGSVEYYTGVGEVKLSGVSVFATNYTMLFFSHPNFLITQKQQEKIAQTENLTEILAAYNLPQIALAYNATVLYKQGDYGNGTNIGIIDFYGDPDILQQLAYFDKLYNLPPPPSVKIVPIGPYLPGLGILTGWAIEESLDVEAVHSIAPMSNITIYTPSIGDLAAIIGYIDQQHEVNVVSMSFGIPESEASSFLAMIEQTEYYFMLGTLEGITFVASSGDGGGELYSVAQPLGGTSWPATSPFVTAVGGTTVYLSGNSSVQEAWSCSPGGGASTGGVSIIFPKPWYQEGIKGPFNFIDGRLTPDIALNANIYPGVNVILPGNISLIVGGTSESSPLFAGLLGLLISKLHTKFGLINPLIYKLAESDYNKAFYPVTFGYNLPWTANYGYNLVTGWGAPNIGYWLYLINSTEPNTLEINISVLPHSEEYFQGQKIRVIANITYNGKEVNTGNFTITVESLRNEYVYPMKFNGSLWTGNVTISNVSGITYIMVNGSYNNIKGVNLIEVFVGYLFSLFSINQFTEHKNVTVTEISGFLYYLNGSLAVNVTHFTLNIYYYNPLSNNYVYETNITLEETTFHPHIRIIFLQPISFQFTQWYGETNATLQPTATLLVGDGEVYGFSPTALGLTPLGSLILSPILASPEVVSPNESLLVEAGLFTSLYAFFNGYNITASLMSPNGTVLSSQQLNSEYLIIPPFLYITIYITYLHIPVNVKPGYYIIYLNVTGEINNVSKLIGYEGYQIYVAPYYLTPHIQVENYALQGQKITFYANITYANGTEVKYGIFTALVFPKQIESQYSSLSEEYLIVQQVMLTYNSTLGEWEGSYILPSVSSLGNATYLNPGYFTGEFDIYVQGLSFNGMPTTTNINSLKSFVVLPYTLISNQNLDSLIPINVALENDNITYNGSMENVLMLGVNKLHGIVNLINANITGTLIIYNSNVTLIGSYANNLIVINSTIYLLSSTVKTITLENSKIDLMSSKLLEISPKIPLVNILTKPGNYTGVINITANIIGSDIQNVTFYLNGIPVYVSTNNGTISFTLNTSRYPDGNYELSVIAYQKDGLSNSSSINLNFYNNLITLSNKINETYNALHTQYENLSVNLNNIYKTLSGNINISDIIGILGVILAVIAIILSLVNRRKK